A single Bufo bufo chromosome 6, aBufBuf1.1, whole genome shotgun sequence DNA region contains:
- the LOC121004496 gene encoding oocyte zinc finger protein XlCOF6.1-like translates to MTLRYGVASPSHVSLATSSSPLGCLPYKSSKGEYPVDPCGTSRMANMRYGKCGKCFKKKSALVLHQRNHTGEKPFSCSECGKCFNQKSDLIRHQRIHTEVKPFSCSECGKCFNQKSDLINHQRIHTGEKPFLCSECGKCFMKKSALVVHQRNHTGEKLFSCSECGKCFNQKSDLINHQRIHTGEKPFLCSECGKCFKKKSALVEHQRIHTGEKPFLCSECGKCFKKKSALVVHQRIHTGEKPFSCSECGKCFMKKSALVVHQRNHTGEKPFSCSECGKCFNQKSDLINHQRIHTGEKPFLCSECGKCFKKKSALVVHQRNHTGEKPFSCSECGKCFNQKSHLINHQRIHTGEKPFLCSECGKCFIKKSALVVHQRNHTGEKLFSCSECGKCFNQKSDLRNHQRIHTGEKPFLCSECGKCFRKTSALVKHKKTHK, encoded by the exons ATGACGCTTCGATACGGGGTGGCCTCTCCTTCCCACGTTTCTTTGGCGACATCTAGCAGCCCCCTGGGATGTCTACCATACAAGAGCTCAAAGGGGGAATACCCTGTGGACCCCTGCGGAACCTCGCGTATGGCAAACATGAGATATGGTA aatgtgggaaatgttttaagaagAAATCAGCTCTGGTattacatcagagaaatcacacaggtgagaagccattttcatgttcagaatgtggtaaatgttttaaccagaaatcagatcttattagacatcagagaattcatacagaggtgaagccattttcatgttcagaatgtgggaaatgttttaaccagaaatcTGATCTTATTaatcatcagagaattcacacaggggaaaagccatttttatgttcagaatgtgggaaatgttttatgaaGAAATCAGCTCTggttgtacatcagagaaatcacacaggtgagaagctattttcatgttcagaatgtgggaaatgttttaaccagaaatcagatcttattaatcatcagagaattcacacaggggaaaagccatttttatgttcagaatgtgggaaatgttttaagaagAAATCCGCTCTGGTTgaacatcaaagaattcacacaggggaaaagccatttttatgttcagaatgtgggaaatgttttaagaagAAATCAGCTCTGGTTgtacatcaaagaattcacacaggtgaaaagccattttcatgttcagaatgtgggaaatgtttcatgAAGAAATCGGCTCTggttgtacatcagagaaatcacacaggtgagaagccattttcatgttcagaatgtgggaaatgttttaaccagaaatcagatcttattaatcatcagagaattcacacaggggaaaagccatttttatgttcagaatgtgggaaatgttttaagaagAAATCCGCTCTggttgtacatcagagaaatcacacaggtgagaagccattttcatgttcagaatgtgggaaatgttttaaccagaaatcacatcttattaatcatcagagaattcacacaggggaaaagccatttttatgttcagaatgtgggaaatgttttattaagAAATCAGCTCTggttgtacatcagagaaatcacacaggtgagaagctattttcatgttcagaatgtgggaaatgttttaaccagaaatcagatcttcgtaatcatcagagaattcacacaggggaaaagccatttttatgttcagaatgtgggaaatgttttaggaaGACATCAGCCctggttaaacataaaaaaactcaCAAATAA